The Pedosphaera parvula Ellin514 genomic sequence GAAACCATCACTGTTACCGTCAAGGAAGTGAACACCGCTCCGACTCTGGCTGTCATTTCAGACCAGACAATCAACGAAGGCAGCACTCTCAGCCTCACTGCCTCTGGCAGTGACAGCGATGTTCCCGCGAACACTTTGACCTACAGTCTTGATCCAGGTGCTCCAACAGGTATGACGATTAACTCTTCATCCGGTGCCATCACCTGGACTCCAACTGAAGCCCAGGGTCCGAACGTCTATCCAATCACAGTGCGTGTGACCGACAACGGCTCACCCAGCCTGTTCGCCACCCAAAACTTCAATGTCACTGTGAATGAAGTGAACACCGCTCCAGTGCTTAGCCTTGGAACGAGCGGCACGATGGTCACACTCATTGATGACTTCGAAACCGAGGATCCTGGGGCTGATAGCGGAACGGTCATGTTCCGTGTGGCAAATTACTCTGGCAGCACGTCGGCCTTCGTCGACCCTGCTGTTACTCCCATGACAGAAGTCTCGACCAATTATCCGGACTTCGATGTGAACACCAGCCTGCAAACACTGCACGTTCAATGGGCCTTCAAGACCGGCACAACGAATCCATGGGTCCGCCTGACCACCTACACAACCAGCGGTTACACCAACACCTATTCCGATCCAAATCCAACCATCGACTTCAGCCAGCGCGTTCGCTTCAAAGTCTGGACTGACAAAGACCTGCGTGTTGGCTTGGGTGTTCGCGAAACAGGAACAGGTGTGCCGGTTGGCGACAACGGCGGCATTACCGGTGCGTTGGAGTGGGTTGGCGTTACCAATAACATCGGCGGTCAGCCACAACCAACTCGCACCGTTACGGCCAGTAACTGGACGACGCTGGAATTCAACATGCCAGCCGAGCCTGTCACTGCCTTCCCTGGTTCCGGAAACGGAGTGCTTGCCTCCGGCAAGGGTGTGCTCGAGCACCTGGTCCTGGTGCCGGCTGGTGGCATGGGGACTTACAACCTCTACCTGGACGATTTTCAGGTCGTGAATATCAGCACCAATTTGATGCTGAACACTCTCGACACTATTACCGTTCAGAACTCCGCCACGGACAGCGACGTGCCGGCGAACAACCTCACCTACAGCCTCGGTGTCACTGCGCCAACCAATGCAGTCATTGATCCTATCAGCGGTTTGTTCACCTGGACTGCAACGCCGAATTACAATGGGACGAATGTAATTCCTGTTATCGTGACGGATGACGGAACTCCGAATCTGAGCGATACCAAGAACCTCATCGTCGTGGTGAACGCGATGAATACTCCTCCTCGTTTGGGCGGACTGCCTGATCAGGCGGTTGAAGTTTCCTCAGGTGGAACCATCTCCTTCACGGCCACCGGCGAAGATGATGATATCCCAACCAACACGCTTACCTTCAGTCTGACCGGCACCGTGCCCAGCGGTGCGAGCATCGATTCGAGCACGGGCGTGTTTACCTATACTCCTTCAGGAGGTGCGAGCACGAACTCGGCAACCATCCGCGTGACGGACAATGGCACTCCGCCACTCTATGACGAGCAAACAGTAGTGCTGATCGTGGCACCTTCCAACGCTGCACCAGTCCTGACGCTCCCGAATGGTGCCATTACGAAGACCATCGCCGACTACGAAAGCTTCACGAACAATACTCCCAATGAGTACGTGATGTTTAATCGTCCGGCGAATTCCAGCACAACCTCATCGTTCCTGGATTCTTCCACAAACTACACCACTGTGACCACCAGCTTCCCGGTGGGTCACTCGAGTTCAAATGTGCTCCAAGCGGGTTGGGGCTTTAACACCACCACCAGCAATCAGTGGCTGCGTTTGGACACTCAGAACACCACCAAACTTGGCAACCCAACCATCGACTTCAATCAGACCTTGAAGTTCGACATCTATACCACCAAGGCCTTGCAGGTTGGCATAGGCGTTCGTGAAACCAGTACTTCGGCCGCCATCGGGGCGGATGGTGGCACCACGGGCACCTTGGAATGGGTGGGCGTTTCCGGCAAAAATGGCAGCGCTCCAATTCCGACTCATACCGTCCCGGCCAACACCTGGACGACACTTACATTCAACCTGCCAACCGAGGCAATCACAGCCGCCTTGGGCAGTGGCGATGGAGTGCTCCAATCCTCCACGGGCAAAGGCGTGCTTGAAGAACTCGCCCTGGTTCCCACCGGTGGCACGGGTGCTTACACGATCTATCTGGATAATTTCCAGGTGGTGACCAGTTCCAATCTGGCCAATGTGTTCACCGTCAACGTGGGCAGCACCCTTGCCTTCACGGCTACCGCCACGGATGCCGATCTTCCAGCTCAAGTCCTTGACTTCGCACTGGATGCGGATTCCCCGGCCGGAGCCAGCATTGATCAGGCTACGGGGGCGTTCACTTGGACTCCAGCCTCCACCGATGTGGGGACCAACGCGATGACCATCTTCGTAACGGATGAACCCACCAATGGTGGTATTCCCAAGTCGGATTCGAAGACCATCACCGTTATCGTGGTGAATGATCCAGCGCCCGCTCAACGCATCGCCCCGGCGCCCGTTCCTACCGGCAGCATGAAGCTGTCCGTCAGTGGTGGGACAGCGCTGACCTGGCCTGCGAGCTCCGGTAAACTCTATCGCGTCCAATACAAGAGCAGTCTTGCGGATGCGACCTGGACCGACATTAAGCCGGACGTTCTCGCCACCGGTTCAACAGCTTCGTTGAATGTGCCGCAAGATGTGCCCCAGCGCTTCTACCGCATCATTCTGCTGAATGAATAATCAACGGGCGGGCAATTATAATTTGCCCGTTCACCTCTGAAAAATTAAACCAGAGCGGGGCTGCTGTTACGGCAGCCCCGCTTTTTTTGCCAATACTTATCTGGAAAAGGAGAGCAGGGGAGGCCCGGTTTCCGCAAGATCCAGGTGTGGGGAGATATCCTAAAAAAATGGTTGAGAGTTGCCTCTCAACCATAAAGAAGACAGGACAAGGTAAAAAATCTACCAGGGAATTTAGCGGGGTGCTCGCTGCTTTTTGTTCGCCCGTCTTTCTGCCTTCAACTGAGCCTCAGCTTCCAACCAGTTCTCAACGTCGCGCCCTGGTTGCATTCCAGTATTGACGTAAATCTCCTGCGCCCGAATCGCGATTTCTTCCCGGGTCAGTTCAGGCATTGCTACTTCTTTGCCATTGTTGGTGGCGGTGGAGGCAATAATGACGGGAGGAACTCCAGTCGCAGTTTTGCTGGTGGCAGAACCTGCAATTTCGGAGCCGCCTGAAACCGCCTGAGTAGTGACTTTCCGCAAACGAGGTTTCATCTCCTCGCGCTCTGCTGCTCCTTCTTTTCTGCCTTTGGTTTTGGGTGCAGCTTCACCGGCTGAGGCAATGTCTTCAGCGCCAGCATTTTCGAAAATCGCTTTTGCCTTGTCGGCATTGCGACTGGAATCGGTGTGGACCGAAATTAAAATGTTTCCGCTGCGGATTTTCCCCTCATAACGCTTGGCTTCATATTCCGGTATGCCCATTCCAATCAGCGCCCCGGTAATTCCTCCCAACGTCGCGCCCACGGCTGCGCCGCTCAGAGCCGCCATGAGCGGTCCGGCTGCTATGAATGGTCCTATGCCTGGAATGGCCAGCGCGCCGATTCCGGCCAGCCAGCCGAGTGCACCGCCCAATGCGCCCCCGGTGCCGGCTCCGGTTACAGCTCCTTCAGGTGCCTTCGTTTGTTGTTGATGTGCAAAATCTCTGCTCCCCTGTTTGTCGGGAAAAAGCACCGAAATGTCATCATGTTGAAAGCCGGCCGTCTTGAGTTGGTTCACAATTTCAACTGCCTGGCTATCGGTTTGAGCAATGCAAAAAATGGATCTTCTGGCCATAAAATTTTTCAATGAGATTGAATGTTTGTTAAGAGCTCCTACAGATGCCCTGTCAACAGCGCTCCTGGGGAACTTTCGTCGCTTATCGATTATGGTAGGAATAATGAACTTGCCTATGGGGTATTCTACTGCCGAATTGGCGGAAAACTCTAAATTTCCCCATGGAATTCAGCCCCAGGACTCAGACCGGACAGGACATCAAATTTACGATTACGAGAAAATTACTTGTCTCCGGTTTTCAAGAGAGCTTATTATCTGTCATTAGACATGAGTCGGCAGAGACCCTTCTGCGGCCATGAACAATAACTTGCTGCAAACTCTTGCAGCCAGGTGTTTAAGCCAATGTAGCTCAGTGGTAGAGCAACGGTTTCGTAAACCGTAGGTCGTCGGTTCAATCCCGACCATTGGCTCCACTCCTCACTAAAGTCCGGCTGGAAGCATTTAATTAATGCCCTTGCTGAGGAACTTGGTGGGCCTGGCTTTTCCGAACTGTCTGAATCAAATAAGGCTCTCTTCTTTTTTTGCACTCATTCCAACGCCCGCAAGCTGCCTTTCCCTGAAACGGTTGGAGAGAACGGAAAGTGATGGGTTCGACTCGACCTTTGTTGATTTACAATCATGGTTCAGGGGCAGTTGGCAGGACACCAGGGTGCCATTCTCCCCGTTCGCACGAATATCCAACGAAGCGCCAATCATGCTCGCGCGCGAATTCATAATGCGTAATCCCATGCGATCGCTGGGACCGGTGGTGACCGGGAAGGGGACCCCATCGTTTCGAATTGTCAAAACCAGCTTGTCTTCGTGGGCGGTGATCGAAATCCAAACATTCTTCGCCCGGCCATGTTTGATGGCGTTGCTCGCTGCTTCCTGCGCAATCTTATAAAGTTGCACCGTGGCATTGGGTTGCAGCGTCGGTAATGGTCCGGAGCTGCTAAAGTGACAGGAAATTTGGAACATCTTTTTCACGTTGCCAGCCAGTTCCTTCAACTCCAAAGCCAGATCGCCCCCTTGTGAATCCAGGGTGCTGAAATTATGGGCGAGATTATGCGTGTGGTTGATGACCTCGTTGATTAATTCCTGAATTTTCCGCGTATCCGCCACTTTGGGAAGTTCCTTGTTCGAGGCCTTGGTTTCCAAAGCCTTAAGCATGAATGAAATGCCCATTAACTTCTGGCTCAGATCATCATGCAGGTCGAAACCAATACGCCGTCTTTCCTTTTCGGCGATTTCCAGAAGTTCCTTTTCCAGGCGGGTCCGCTCATGAATTTGACACTGTAGTTCAGCATTGGCCACCGTCAGGTCGATCGTGCGTTCGTGAACCCTGCGTTCAAGTTCCTCGCGGGCCTGTGAGATTTCCCGATTCCGGGCGCGTAACTGCTCGTCAATGCACCTCAGGTCATGCACCATCCGGGAAAGTTCCTGCGCGTTTCTTTCGAGCTTATGTTCCGCTTCCTTGCGTTTCGTGATATCTTCAGCGATCCCGGCAACGCGATACAACTGGCCTTGCTCATTCAACACGGGAAAGCTTCGATATTGAATCCAGCGAATATTGCCATTGCCATCAATAATCCGAAACTCTCCATTGAATTCGCCTCGTTCCATCTGGGGAACATCTTCCAGAATCTGCTTCTGATCGTCGGGATGCACGGCGACGAGCCAGGCGCGACTATCCTCCTTGAGCCTTTCCCTGGAGCGACCCCATATGTGTTCATAAGCCGGGCTGGTATATAAGGTTCGGCTTGGCCCCTCTTTGCCGGACTGATCAAACATGAAGAAAACGACGTCAATATTCTCGGTGAGTTGACGGAAGCGCTCCTCGCTTTCCCTGAGCGCGCGGTCTGATTCCCGGCGGGCCTTGCGGACGGCGGCTTCCCTCAATTCACGCTCAACCGCCGGCACCAGGCGCGCCATCTTGTCCTTCATGATATAATCATGCGCTCCGGACTTCATGGCGAGCACGGCAATGTCTTCTCCAATGTGCCCTGAGAGAATGATAAAGGGAATGTCCAGGCCCCGCTTCGTAAAAAGCTTTAGTGCGTCCAAACCGGTGAAACCAGGCATGACATAATCTGAAATGACAATGTCCCATTCCTCCCGTTCCAAAGCGGATTCCATCTCCTTCGGATTGTCCACCCGGAAAGCATACGGTTGGTAGCCGCCTCTTTTAAGCTCCCAAAGCATCAACTGCGCATCGTTGTCAGAATCTTCAACGACCAATACACGTAGAGGTTGGCTCATAATCTCATAGGAGGTTGGGCTATAAAGCTATGGCGCGACGATGGTTCAAAACGATTAAAATGGGAATGGGGTAAGAACCCCAAACTAATTTCCACTACACCCCAAACTAATTTTTGCTAACCTATGCTGGTTTTTAACCATCAATTCTATAACTGCCTGTAGTTCAAATAGAAACGTTGATTCGTTCCCAGTTCTGCTGCTTGCGTGGACTTCGGTTCAGCCGTGGGGTATTTTCAATGTGTTGGCATGATCTCTCCCGCTCAAAATATTAAACCAGTCGAACTCAAGGCTTCCCTTAACCAGGTGAAGCAATATGTGGGCGAAGTGGTTTACTTGTACGCGTTCGATGTTGCTTATGACATGTCGCGCCAACCGATCCGGGAATTGTTGGGCCAACCGGTGGCACAATTTGTGGTGGATTCAAGCAAGCGCAGCCCTCGTCATTTGTTTTTTTACAAACCACAAATGGTTCGCCTCCCTCCGTTGGAACGACTCGGACCACATGGCGCCGTGCGTATGGAGCGGGTGGTGAAGATTCTGCCGGTGGGTGCCATTAGCATTCTTGTTCGCGTTCCCTTTTCCGTGTCGCGTGTGGAAGATTTGGTGGATTACCACGATCTCGAATTTAGAAATGGTGTGTTGCAGGAAGAAGTGCGCCACTTGGCCGAGGAGATTCGTCGTGAATTAAAACCTTATCTGATCCGGCCCGTGGCCCAACTCGCGCCGGAAGAGGCATACACCGTTTTTTGCATCAAATCCCCGCTGCTTACAATTGATGGCGCCTCACTGAGTGCCGAGGATTGGCTTCGCTCCCAACGTCGCGAAGTGGCTTCCTTGCTGACCCAGGAGCCGGACATCGAGCACCTCTCCAAACAGGAAGCGGAAGAATCCACGCAGCGCTATCTCAGCTACTATGAGCATGATCTTGTGGTGGTTGATTGGGATGCCGCCCTCATTGTTGACGAATCGGAAAACTTTGATGAAACGCTTTATGTAATGGAGTTGGCGAATCTGCAGTTGGCTGAGTTGGAAGCCTACGATCGCATGCTGGATGAAGCTCTGGAGCGCTCTTATCGTGATTTGAGCGAGCATCGCGCCCGCACCCGGGCGGACATTTTACGCGAACTCCGCGACATACGAATCGACCTCGCCCGATTCAATGACGAACTCTCGAACATCACCAAATTCTTTGGTGACTGGCATCTGGCGCGCGTTTACGAAAACATTTCCGCCCGTTTCCATCTCGGCGATTGGCACCGCTCCATTGATGGCAAGCTGAAGACGCTCGACGATCTCTACCAATTGCTAAAGCATGACCAGAACAATCGCTGGATGTTGATTTTGGAATCCACCATCGTGCTGCTTTTCGTAATTGATCTCGTCATCTTATTTCTAGGACTGAAGCGTTAATGCTGGTACAAAGTGGTGTGGTTCAACGATGCGCTGCATCGCAACCGGAAGTTGCTTAACATCTGTAAGGGTTCCATTCAGTGGCTAAACCAAAAGACATCGAATTAAATAACGGCAAAACTCTCATTCCGATTCTCTATGAGGATCGATCGGTCCTGGCCGTGGACAAGCCTGCCGGTTGGATGCTGGCTCCGGACTCATGGGATAAAACGGGTCGCAATCTCCAACTTGCTTTGCAGTCCTCCCTGAATGCCGGGGATTTCTGGGCTCATTCCCGAAATATCAAATTCCTGCGCTATGTTCACCGGTTGGATGCGGAAACGACCGGGGTGCTGTTGCTCTGCAAAAGTCTCGGGGCCTTGCGGGCTTATGGTGAATTATTCGAGACGCGGAGCGTGGAAAAGTTTTATCTGGCAGTGGTTCAAGGGATACCAAAGCAATCCGAGTGGACCTGCAAACTCCCATTGATTGCCGACCCGGTCGTGAAGGGAAAGATGCAGGTTGTCACTCCCGGTAAGCCGCTCCCCAAATCCGATCCGCGCGGCCCTCAAGCTGAACTCAAGGACGCTGAAACTCACTTCCGCGTCATCCAAACCCTGCAGGATAAAGCGCTGGTTGAGGCTCAACCCATGACGGGTCGCACCCACCAGATTCGGGTTCATCTTGCGGCCTCCGGCCATCCCATCGTCGGCGATCCACTTTACGGGAATGCTCCCGCAGCTGCTTCGAAGGGAGCCCAAATTATTGCGCTCCGGGCGATAAAGCTCATTTATTGGGATCCTTTCCAAAAGCGTCAAATTCGCATTGCAGCGCCCACGGATGAGTTTCTCAAGATGTATGGCTTCGAGTCCAAGCCTGTGAGCACTCCAACTCCTCAACCCGAACTTTTGCCAAAAAAAGTGGGAACAAGGAAACCTTCTCATACCTCATAATGGTGCAGTGCATTTTAACTTATGACCCGGCACGGTTCTTTCTGGAATAACCCCGGAGTAACTCTGGAGTTGGCAGACATTGAACAATTGTCATTTTCCGTACAGTTTCTATTGCGGATTCGCCATCCTCTGCATAAGGTGCCAGTATGAAGCTTTCCGCTAAGAGTGATTATGCTGCACGTGCTGTAATCGGGTTGGCCCGTCATTATCAAACTGGTGAATCCCTGAGGGTGGAAGATTTGGCGGAGGGGCAGGGAATTCCACCCAATTATCTGGTTCAAATTTTAATCGAGCTTAAGTCTCAACAAATCGTCAAGAGCCTTCGCGGCAAGGAAGGTGGCTATTTGCTCGCCCGCCCACCTGCCGAAATCTCCATGGCCGACGTTCTCCGTTGCGTCCATGGCCAGGTGTTTGATTCCCCGGCACTGAGTGATCCTCTATGTCCCCCGGAATTGCGCGCGGCCTGGCAAAAACTTCAGAAGGCTGTCGATGCAGCTGCCGAGTCGATCAATTTCCAGCAGTTGCTGGATCAGAGTGTCGACAAAGGCAAGATGTACTACATCTGATCTCGGATTGGTTTTGCTCTCTTATTTGAGCAATTGTTTGACCTTGGCCGCGTCGCTGGTTGGAGCCTGACAGGCCTTGGCGGTGCAAATATAAACAGTCGCTCCCTGTTTCGCCGGTAAAGTCCTGGCAAACTCCTCGACGGGTCCCACGTTCCCCAGAACCACCTTGGCCGGTTGATACACGGAATGGGCTGCACGCAATAGCTTTTGAGCTTCGGGCTCGGCCCGATTACCTGCAATCACGACTCGTTTGGGTTCCTGCAGTGAAAAATCCACGGCCATCAACATATAGGGAACTGCTTGCGGAAACCGTTGCAGTCGATCCGCAAATAATCGCATCGTTCCTTCTGCCGCTTTCCGATAATCGGCACGGTCAGTGATCGCCGCCAGCTTCAAAAGAGTCAGCGTGGCAACGGAATTTCCAGAAGGTTCTGCGCCATCGTAATCTTCCTTGATGCGAAGAATAAGGTCCGGCGCGCCTGCACTCTGCCAAAAACCTCCTTCTGCTGGATCGTAGAATTTCGCGATCATCGCATCCGCCAGGGAAATCGCAAATTCCAGATGCCTGGGATCGAGAGTTGCTTCGTAAAGATCCACGACTCCGTTCAAAAGAAAGGCGTAGGTCTCATGGAGTTGCGCGGTATCCCGCTCACCATCGCGCCAACGATGATAGAGAGTTTTGGTTTTGGCATCCCAAAGTTTGCTCTGTAAAAAAGACAGATTGTGTTCCGCTGCGGTGAGATACTCTTTATCTCCCAGGACCGCATAAGCGCGAGCAATGGCGCTGAGCATCAGTCCGTTCCAGGAGGCTAGAATCTTATCATCCAAATGTGGTCTTACCCGCTTGCTGCGGGCGGCAAACATTTTCTGCTTCGCTGACTGAAGCAAAGGCTCGTCCGCCCTGGGCAGGTTGGAATCGACGATGCTCAGAACATTCTGGTTCGGCAGCGGCTCAGGATCGCTGTGGTCTACAAAGTTTCCTCCCTCGGTAATCCCAAAATATTTCACCGCCACATTGAATTCCTCCGGGGTCAGCAATTTGGCCAATTCCACTCGTGTCCAGCAATAGAACTTGCCTTCCTTGCCTTCGCTGTCGGCATCTTCCGCGGAGTAAAATCCGCCTTCCGCATGGGTCATGTCCCTTAGAACATAACCAATCACATCCCGCGCGGTATCAGCGTAACGGGTTTCACCACTCACCAGATAGGCGTCCAGATACAGGTTCACCAACTGGGCATTGTCATACAACATTTTCTCAAAGTGCGGCACCAACCACTTGGCATCGACCGCATAGCGCGCAAATCCGCCGCCAATCTGATCATGAATGCCTCCACGCGCCATGTGGTCACAGGTGTTGAGCACCATGGCAATCGCTTCCTGATCATTGGAATGCACGCCGTATCGCAGCAGGAAGGCTGGCTGGCTCGGTTGAGGGAATTTCGGCGCATCGCCAAAGCCTCCATTTCGCGAATCGTACATCTCCTTGAGCTGACCTGCGGCCTTGTTCAGAACGGCTTGCGTTAAAGCCAGGCCATTGGTCGTCTCCTTCGCCGTCATCTGTGCCAGTTGCTCGTGCAGTTGCACGGCAGAATTGGTCACGTCGCCATGTCGCGTCTCCCACAACTGGTTAATGTGCTTCAATAAATCCAGAAAACTCGGGCGCCCATATTTGCTCTCGGGGGGGAAATACGTGCCGCCGTAAAACGGCTTCAGGTCAGGGGTCAAAAAGCAGTTCAACGGCCAGCCCCCCTGTCCGGAAGTGGATTGCACGAAGGTCATGTAGATTTTATCCACGTCCGGCCTTTCCTCCCGGTCCACCTTGATGCTGACGAAATGTTCGTTTAGATACTTCCCGATTTCCTCCTTTTCAAAAGACTCCCGTTCCATCACATGGCACCAATGGCAGGTGGAGTAGCCGATGCTGAGGAAGATGGGTTTGTTCTCTTTGCGCGCCTTGGCAAAGGCCTCTTCCCCCCAGCCATACCAGTCCACTGGATTATACTGGTGCTGCAACAGGTAGGGCGACTTCTCGCGAGCGAGGCGGTTGGTGTGAGTATGGACTGCGGATTTGGTTGTCACAATAATCTGAGGCTGAACGTTCTTTAAATCATTGCCACACGCAGCCATTCCTTGCAAAAGAACCAGCGAGCAGCCAATGGCGGCGAATTGTTTAAAAGCCACTTCCAAACCATAATCCCTTCATACGCGCAGGGCAAAGCAAACATCCTTCGAATTTTTTCCATGGTCACCACCCTCGGCCATGTTATAGCTTTGCTCCATGTTGTCTGAGAGACCATGGAAAGTAGATGCCGTTCTCCGGCTGGTGTTCGGCATCTTTACATGCGTCTGTACGATCTTGTTTATCTCAACCCTGTTGCAACAAGTCGTATTGCATCGCAAGTTTGAGGAAAATTCCCTGCCCTATTTTCTTGTGGGCACTTTGAGTTTACAAGGCTCAATCCTCGTGGGAATCGCTTACTTTATTCGCTGGCAAGGGATATCATGGACCGAGGCTTTTGGATTTTTTAGACAGGGTTTGCCCAGGGTGATAGCTTGGGGATTGGCCGTGGGGCTGCTGTTTCTTCCCATCGGCTATTTATTGCAACTGGTCTCAGTAAACCTTCTGCAATTGGTTCACTACAAATCTGCCTCTCAGGAGGCAGTTCTCAGTTTGCAAAAGGCTAACTCCATGGGCGCGCGTGTTTATCTGGCTTTTTTCGCGACCATAATGGCTCCGGTCGCGGAAGAATGTCTGTTTCGCGGCATTCTTTATCCTACAATTAAAAAATATGGCGGCACGTCCATCGCTTTATGGTCAACCTCTCTGGCCTTTGCGGCCATCCACGCCAATCTGCCCATTTTCATCCCCTTGACGGTTTTTGCCATGGTCCTGACCTGGCTTTATGAAAAAACGGACAATCTTCTGGCATGCATTATCGCGCACGGCTTGTTCAATACGATCGGTGTTATCGCGATTTTAAATCAACCTGCTTGATTTGGCGTTGCCACAACAGATAGTTAGTTTTCGACATGAACGAATTTGAGCTGATTGGAAAGTTGACCCGCTCGCTTCCAGCTAATAAATCGCTGGTTACCGGTGCGGGAGATGATTGTGCTGTTTTGGATCTGGGAATTCCCGACCGCCTGGTCTTGTTCAAAACCGACGCCGTGGTGGAAGGTTTTCATTTTACCAGCGAAACACCTCCTGAAAAAGTCGGACGCAAGGCGCTGGGCCGTTGTATTAGTGACATCGCTGCCATGGCCGGTACGCCTAATTCCGCCCTCATTACTCTCGCCTTGCCTCGGCATTATGATTTGGATTATGTCGAAGGTATCTATGCCGGCCTGGGCGAACTCGCGCGTAAATTTGACGTTTCCATCGCGGGCGGGGAAACCACCACCAATCCCGAGCGGATATTGATCTCCATTTCCCTGCTGGGCACGGTGGAACGGGAAAAATGTATCTTCCGTTCTGGAGCCTTGGCCGGAGATGCCATTTTCGTCACCGGCGAATTGGGTGGTTCGATCAGCGGCAAGCACCTGGATTTTGAACCGCGTCTGACGGAAGCTCACTGGCTGCGAGACCATTTTGCCATTCATTCCATGATTGATCTGAGTGATGGTCTCGCGGGCG encodes the following:
- a CDS encoding thioredoxin domain-containing protein, with translation MAFKQFAAIGCSLVLLQGMAACGNDLKNVQPQIIVTTKSAVHTHTNRLAREKSPYLLQHQYNPVDWYGWGEEAFAKARKENKPIFLSIGYSTCHWCHVMERESFEKEEIGKYLNEHFVSIKVDREERPDVDKIYMTFVQSTSGQGGWPLNCFLTPDLKPFYGGTYFPPESKYGRPSFLDLLKHINQLWETRHGDVTNSAVQLHEQLAQMTAKETTNGLALTQAVLNKAAGQLKEMYDSRNGGFGDAPKFPQPSQPAFLLRYGVHSNDQEAIAMVLNTCDHMARGGIHDQIGGGFARYAVDAKWLVPHFEKMLYDNAQLVNLYLDAYLVSGETRYADTARDVIGYVLRDMTHAEGGFYSAEDADSEGKEGKFYCWTRVELAKLLTPEEFNVAVKYFGITEGGNFVDHSDPEPLPNQNVLSIVDSNLPRADEPLLQSAKQKMFAARSKRVRPHLDDKILASWNGLMLSAIARAYAVLGDKEYLTAAEHNLSFLQSKLWDAKTKTLYHRWRDGERDTAQLHETYAFLLNGVVDLYEATLDPRHLEFAISLADAMIAKFYDPAEGGFWQSAGAPDLILRIKEDYDGAEPSGNSVATLTLLKLAAITDRADYRKAAEGTMRLFADRLQRFPQAVPYMLMAVDFSLQEPKRVVIAGNRAEPEAQKLLRAAHSVYQPAKVVLGNVGPVEEFARTLPAKQGATVYICTAKACQAPTSDAAKVKQLLK
- a CDS encoding CPBP family intramembrane glutamic endopeptidase, encoding MLSERPWKVDAVLRLVFGIFTCVCTILFISTLLQQVVLHRKFEENSLPYFLVGTLSLQGSILVGIAYFIRWQGISWTEAFGFFRQGLPRVIAWGLAVGLLFLPIGYLLQLVSVNLLQLVHYKSASQEAVLSLQKANSMGARVYLAFFATIMAPVAEECLFRGILYPTIKKYGGTSIALWSTSLAFAAIHANLPIFIPLTVFAMVLTWLYEKTDNLLACIIAHGLFNTIGVIAILNQPA
- a CDS encoding thiamine-phosphate kinase, whose product is MNEFELIGKLTRSLPANKSLVTGAGDDCAVLDLGIPDRLVLFKTDAVVEGFHFTSETPPEKVGRKALGRCISDIAAMAGTPNSALITLALPRHYDLDYVEGIYAGLGELARKFDVSIAGGETTTNPERILISISLLGTVEREKCIFRSGALAGDAIFVTGELGGSISGKHLDFEPRLTEAHWLRDHFAIHSMIDLSDGLAGDLRHLLKASHVGSELMASAIPVSREAKLASKAESSAKPPLLAALTDGEDFELLFTIASKDAVPLLDGWKHQFPKVKLSCIGKVTAGEGINLRDKQGIRPLTAHGYVHLK